One window from the genome of Paracoccus zhejiangensis encodes:
- a CDS encoding D-alanine--D-alanine ligase encodes MAGRSSRTAHTVAVLMGGPSAEHEVSLSSGRECANALRVAGFDVTEVVLGKERNGDIVARLQELRPDAVFNALHGRYGEDGCVQGILEWLAIPYTHSGVLASALALDKTRAKAAFRAAGLPVVESIIADADEVRARHVMVPPYVVKPNDDGSSVGVYIVQAENNGPPALSASMPERVMVETYAPGRELTTTVMGDRALGVTEIIAEGWYDYDAKYKPGGSRHVIPAELPAEITAACLDYALRAHQALGCTSVSRTDFRWDETRGLDGLIILELNTQPGMTPTSLAPEQAAHAGYDFPALMRWMIEDALWRA; translated from the coding sequence GTGGCGGGCAGGTCGAGCAGGACAGCCCACACCGTAGCCGTCCTGATGGGCGGACCCTCGGCCGAGCACGAGGTCTCCCTGTCGTCAGGGCGCGAATGCGCGAATGCGCTGCGGGTGGCGGGCTTTGATGTAACCGAGGTCGTGCTCGGCAAAGAGCGCAATGGCGACATCGTCGCGCGGCTGCAGGAATTGCGGCCCGATGCGGTCTTCAACGCGCTGCATGGTCGCTATGGCGAGGATGGCTGCGTGCAGGGCATCCTCGAATGGCTGGCCATTCCCTATACCCATTCCGGCGTGCTGGCCTCGGCACTGGCGCTGGACAAGACCCGGGCCAAGGCCGCCTTCCGCGCCGCCGGCCTGCCGGTGGTCGAGAGCATCATCGCCGATGCCGACGAGGTGCGCGCCCGCCATGTCATGGTGCCGCCCTATGTGGTGAAGCCCAATGACGATGGCTCGAGCGTTGGCGTCTATATCGTTCAGGCCGAGAATAACGGCCCGCCGGCCCTGTCGGCATCGATGCCCGAGCGCGTCATGGTCGAGACCTATGCGCCGGGGCGCGAGTTGACGACGACGGTCATGGGCGACCGGGCGCTGGGTGTGACCGAGATCATCGCCGAGGGCTGGTATGATTACGATGCCAAATACAAGCCCGGCGGCTCGCGCCATGTGATCCCGGCTGAGCTGCCTGCCGAGATCACCGCTGCCTGCCTCGACTACGCGCTGCGCGCGCATCAGGCCCTCGGCTGCACCAGCGTCAGCCGCACCGATTTCCGGTGGGACGAGACGCGCGGTCTGGACGGGCTGATCATTCTGGAACTGAACACCCAGCCCGGCATGACGCCGACCTCGCTGGCCCCCGAACAGGCCGCCCATGCGGGCTATGATTTCCCGGCGCTGATGCGCTGGATGATCGAGGACGCGCTGTGGCGAGCCTGA
- the murB gene encoding UDP-N-acetylmuramate dehydrogenase, translating to MTFDLPTPRGTLTPDRPLDALTWLRVGGPADWLFQPADAEDLAAFLAALDPAVPVFPIGVGSNLIVRDGGIRGVVIRLGRSFNGIEIDGDTVIAGAAALDAHVARRAADAGLDLTFLRTIPGSVGGAVRMNAGCYGSYVADHLVEARAITREGREVVLQPDDFRFAYRHAELPEGWVLTEALFRAERGDPDALHEKMAQQLAKRDETQPTKDRSAGSTFRNPAGFSSTGRADDTHELKAWSLIDAAGLRGHSWGGAQMSEKHPNFLVNTGGATAAELEGLGELVRRRVLESSGHELQWEVIRIGDPLPEAE from the coding sequence ATGACCTTTGATCTTCCCACGCCCCGTGGCACCCTGACCCCCGATCGCCCCCTCGACGCCCTGACCTGGCTGCGCGTCGGCGGACCTGCCGACTGGCTGTTCCAGCCCGCCGATGCCGAGGATCTGGCCGCATTCCTCGCTGCGCTCGACCCTGCCGTTCCAGTGTTTCCGATCGGCGTCGGCTCGAACCTCATCGTCCGCGATGGCGGTATCCGGGGGGTGGTGATCCGGCTTGGGCGCAGTTTCAACGGCATCGAGATCGACGGGGACACCGTCATCGCCGGCGCTGCCGCGCTGGATGCGCATGTGGCGCGGCGGGCGGCGGATGCGGGGCTGGACCTGACCTTCCTGCGCACCATTCCGGGCAGCGTCGGTGGGGCGGTTCGGATGAATGCCGGCTGCTATGGCAGCTATGTGGCCGACCATCTGGTCGAGGCCCGCGCCATCACCCGCGAGGGTCGCGAGGTGGTTCTGCAACCCGATGATTTCCGCTTTGCCTATCGCCATGCCGAACTGCCCGAGGGCTGGGTGCTGACCGAGGCCCTGTTCCGCGCCGAACGCGGCGACCCGGATGCGCTGCACGAGAAGATGGCGCAGCAACTGGCCAAGCGCGACGAGACCCAACCGACCAAGGACCGCAGCGCCGGCTCGACCTTCCGCAACCCGGCGGGCTTCTCCAGCACGGGCCGGGCCGATGACACGCATGAGCTGAAGGCCTGGTCGCTGATCGACGCGGCGGGGCTGCGCGGTCACAGTTGGGGCGGGGCTCAGATGTCGGAAAAGCACCCCAACTTCCTGGTGAATACCGGCGGCGCCACAGCGGCCGAGCTGGAGGGTCTGGGCGAGCTGGTCCGCCGCCGGGTGCTGGAAAGCAGCGGGCACGAGCTGCAATGGGAAGTGATCCGCATCGGCGATCCGCTGCCCGAGGCCGAGTGA
- a CDS encoding DUF2484 family protein: MTAAVYTSLGLAAAWLILALLIPRLPTHRRSLATRITVALGVPVLGLLTLRCGPAVGLAGLALGMALLLRQRRPRQPAPAPVAPAE; this comes from the coding sequence GTGACGGCTGCGGTCTACACCTCGCTGGGTCTGGCCGCTGCCTGGCTGATCCTCGCCTTGCTGATCCCGCGCCTGCCCACCCATCGCCGCAGCCTTGCCACCCGGATCACCGTGGCGCTTGGCGTGCCGGTTCTGGGCCTCCTGACCCTGCGCTGCGGCCCGGCCGTGGGGCTTGCCGGCCTCGCGCTTGGCATGGCGCTGCTGCTCAGGCAGCGCCGCCCGCGCCAGCCGGCACCCGCGCCCGTGGCCCCGGCCGAATGA
- the murC gene encoding UDP-N-acetylmuramate--L-alanine ligase → MNAATKLPMELGPIHFVGIGGIGMSGIAEVLLTLGYRVQGSDLKRSKITDRLEKLGATIFEGQRAENIGEAGVIVISTAIKKGNPELEEARRRGLPVVRRAEMLAELMRMKSNIAIAGTHGKTTTTTMVATLLDAGNLDPTVINGGVIHAYGSNARAGAGEWMVVEADESDGSFNRLPADIAIITNIDPEHMEHWGSFDALRQGFLDFASRIPFYGLAVCCTDHAEVQALVGKLTDRRVVTFGFNAQADVRAMNLRYENGIALFDIALQCEGPTETGGVEMIEGCSLPMPGDHNVSNALAAVAVARHLGIKKSEIREALAKFGGVGRRFTRVGEVNGVTIIDDYGHHPVEIAAVLKAARQATQGRVIAVHQPHRYSRLSNLFEDFCTCFNEADVVGIADVYSAGEDPIPGASRDDLVAGLIAHGHRHARAVMDEEDLARLVREQARPGDMVVCLGAGTISTWANGLPERLQGKAA, encoded by the coding sequence ATGAATGCCGCCACCAAACTGCCCATGGAACTGGGCCCCATCCATTTTGTCGGCATTGGCGGCATCGGCATGTCGGGCATCGCCGAGGTGCTGCTGACACTGGGCTACCGCGTTCAGGGCTCGGACCTGAAACGCTCGAAGATCACCGACCGGCTGGAGAAGCTGGGCGCGACCATCTTCGAGGGGCAGCGCGCCGAGAATATCGGCGAGGCCGGTGTCATCGTCATCTCGACCGCGATCAAGAAGGGCAATCCCGAACTCGAGGAGGCCCGCCGCCGTGGCCTGCCGGTCGTCCGCCGCGCCGAGATGCTGGCCGAGCTGATGCGGATGAAATCGAACATCGCCATCGCCGGGACCCACGGCAAGACCACGACCACCACCATGGTCGCCACGCTCTTGGACGCCGGCAACCTTGACCCGACCGTCATCAATGGCGGCGTCATCCATGCCTATGGCTCGAACGCCCGCGCCGGGGCAGGGGAGTGGATGGTGGTCGAGGCCGATGAAAGCGATGGCAGCTTCAACCGCCTGCCCGCCGACATCGCCATCATCACCAATATCGATCCCGAGCATATGGAGCATTGGGGCAGCTTTGACGCGCTGCGTCAGGGATTCCTCGATTTCGCCTCGCGCATTCCCTTCTACGGCCTCGCCGTCTGCTGCACCGACCATGCCGAGGTGCAGGCGCTGGTCGGCAAGCTGACCGACCGCCGCGTGGTGACCTTCGGCTTCAATGCCCAGGCCGATGTGCGGGCGATGAACCTGCGCTATGAAAACGGCATCGCGCTGTTCGACATTGCCTTGCAATGCGAAGGCCCGACCGAGACCGGCGGGGTCGAGATGATCGAGGGCTGCAGCCTGCCCATGCCCGGCGATCACAATGTCTCGAATGCCTTGGCCGCCGTCGCTGTCGCCCGGCATCTGGGCATCAAGAAATCCGAGATCCGCGAGGCGCTGGCCAAGTTCGGCGGCGTCGGTCGCCGCTTCACCCGCGTGGGCGAGGTGAACGGGGTCACCATCATCGACGATTACGGCCACCACCCGGTCGAGATCGCCGCCGTGCTGAAGGCGGCGCGTCAGGCGACGCAGGGCCGGGTCATCGCCGTGCACCAGCCGCATCGCTATTCGCGGCTGTCGAACCTCTTCGAGGATTTCTGCACCTGCTTCAACGAGGCCGACGTGGTGGGCATCGCCGATGTCTATTCCGCCGGTGAAGACCCGATCCCCGGCGCCTCGCGCGACGATCTGGTCGCTGGCCTCATCGCCCACGGCCATCGCCACGCCCGCGCGGTGATGGACGAGGAAGACCTCGCCCGGCTGGTGCGTGAACAGGCGCGCCCCGGCGACATGGTCGTCTGCCTTGGCGCCGGCACCATCTCGACCTGGGCCAACGGGCTGCCCGAGCGGCTGCAAGGCAAGGCCGCGTGA